Proteins encoded in a region of the Methanofollis tationis genome:
- a CDS encoding ABC transporter ATP-binding protein: MGTPVIRLEEVRKVYPRPAGDVVALNGVSLSIEEGEFVAIMGASGSGKSTLLNQLGCLDVPTSGRLLIDGTDVRDLSDIELTNLRRDAIGFIFQKFNLIPLLTAYENVELPLIMKHRHRDVSGRPAELLRKVGLEGEMITHTPPELSGGQQQRVAIARALANDPRILLADEPTGNLDSRTGTQIMDLLADLHQEGRTIVMVTHDARTAAYADRVVTISDGRIAR, translated from the coding sequence ATGGGCACACCGGTCATCAGACTCGAAGAGGTAAGGAAGGTCTATCCCCGCCCTGCAGGGGACGTTGTGGCGCTGAACGGCGTCTCCCTCTCCATCGAGGAGGGCGAGTTCGTGGCGATCATGGGCGCCTCGGGCTCGGGCAAGTCCACCCTCCTCAACCAGCTCGGCTGCCTGGACGTCCCGACCTCGGGCCGCCTCCTCATCGACGGCACCGACGTTCGGGACCTCAGCGACATCGAGCTCACCAACCTCAGGCGGGACGCGATCGGGTTCATCTTCCAGAAGTTCAACCTCATCCCCCTGCTCACCGCCTACGAAAACGTCGAACTCCCCCTGATCATGAAGCACCGGCACCGCGATGTCTCGGGCCGCCCGGCCGAGCTCCTGCGGAAGGTGGGGCTTGAAGGCGAGATGATCACCCACACGCCCCCTGAACTCTCAGGCGGGCAGCAGCAGCGGGTGGCGATCGCGCGGGCGCTCGCAAACGACCCCCGTATCCTGCTCGCCGACGAACCCACCGGGAACCTGGACTCAAGGACCGGGACGCAGATCATGGACCTGCTGGCCGACCTCCACCAGGAGGGGCGGACGATCGTGATGGTCACCCACGACGCCAGAACAGCCGCATATGCCGACCGGGTCGTCACCATCTCTGACGGGAGGATCGCCCGATGA
- a CDS encoding response regulator, whose amino-acid sequence MSPHTGEAIRVLTVDDDPALLDTISLYLENIGGFEVSSTGSPGDALNRLEAEYFDICISDYDMPEMNGVQLLGRIRREGNPVPYILITGSFSDGLERRARGAGASDVLQKSGVSMKFYTDLIAAVRGAVERFRGGGVSGMAECCSGVRV is encoded by the coding sequence ATGAGCCCCCACACCGGAGAGGCCATCAGGGTCCTCACCGTGGACGACGATCCAGCGTTGCTTGACACGATCAGTCTTTATCTTGAGAACATCGGAGGATTTGAGGTTTCCAGTACAGGGTCGCCGGGAGACGCCCTGAACAGGCTGGAGGCCGAGTACTTCGATATCTGCATCTCAGACTACGATATGCCGGAGATGAACGGCGTCCAGCTCCTCGGGCGGATCAGGAGGGAGGGGAACCCCGTCCCGTATATCCTGATCACCGGAAGCTTCTCAGATGGTCTTGAGCGGCGCGCCCGCGGCGCCGGGGCGTCGGACGTCCTCCAGAAAAGCGGCGTCAGCATGAAATTCTACACCGACCTCATCGCCGCCGTCAGGGGGGCGGTCGAGAGATTCCGGGGCGGTGGGGTCTCCGGAATGGCCGAGTGCTGTTCTGGTGTGAGGGTCTGA
- a CDS encoding HEAT repeat domain-containing protein translates to MGRIEEMESAGDLDGIADKVRSGAASERVAAAWKLGAHGDEGVRRLMPLLLEGDLEERWRAAMGLTRAGNKAVDPLIGALASERPETRSAAAWALQEIGDRKAVKPLIKALEDSRDSCRWMAAACLIRFADEEGLKALEKTLEKESEEARGYIGLLAEGS, encoded by the coding sequence ATGGGAAGGATTGAAGAGATGGAGTCCGCAGGCGATCTTGACGGGATCGCCGATAAAGTGCGAAGCGGGGCGGCGAGCGAGCGGGTCGCCGCCGCATGGAAACTCGGGGCCCACGGCGACGAAGGGGTCAGGCGCCTGATGCCGCTCCTCCTCGAGGGCGATCTCGAAGAGCGGTGGCGGGCGGCCATGGGACTGACCCGGGCAGGAAACAAAGCCGTCGATCCCCTGATCGGCGCCCTCGCCAGCGAGCGGCCCGAGACCAGGAGCGCCGCGGCCTGGGCCCTGCAGGAGATCGGGGACCGAAAGGCCGTAAAGCCGCTGATCAAAGCCCTCGAGGACTCCCGCGACTCATGCCGCTGGATGGCGGCCGCGTGCCTGATCAGGTTCGCTGACGAAGAGGGACTCAAAGCCCTTGAAAAGACCCTTGAAAAAGAGAGCGAGGAGGCCAGGGGGTATATCGGCCTGCTCGCGGAGGGGTCCTGA
- a CDS encoding DNA methyltransferase: MENDEIRRYLMDYTLSASQATEVEEIAIGEGRYPRYVNEYWTAGQRQTSSIHEISYRACFKPQLPAFFIKWLSAEGETVYDPFGGRGTTAIEAALLKRKVISNDTNPLSRILTEPRLHIPAIDEVARRLEEIETGGDECADIDLSMFYHPKTEAEIVSLRDYLSARRTDGTEDAVDRWIRMVATNRLTGHSRGFFSVYTLPPNQAVSQESQRKINEKRSQAPEYRNTKGLILKKSRSLVRNLTPDQIDALNAAGKTALFLHGDARSTREIRANSVRVTVTSPPFLNIVQYSKDNWLRCWFNALDTEQIAGQITMARTVEAWSAVMSDVFRELYRITTGGGYVAFEVGEVNKGKIRLDEHVIPLGLGAGFECPGVLANVQEFTKTSNIWGVNNNNAGTNTNRIVLFRKAA, translated from the coding sequence ATGGAAAACGATGAGATTCGCCGATACCTGATGGATTACACCCTCTCCGCTTCGCAGGCGACCGAGGTCGAGGAGATCGCCATCGGCGAAGGGCGCTATCCCCGGTACGTCAACGAGTACTGGACGGCCGGACAGCGACAGACCTCATCGATCCATGAGATATCGTATCGCGCCTGCTTCAAACCCCAGCTCCCGGCCTTTTTTATAAAATGGCTCTCGGCCGAGGGGGAGACCGTCTACGACCCCTTCGGCGGCCGGGGGACGACGGCGATCGAGGCGGCGCTGCTGAAACGAAAGGTCATCTCAAACGACACCAACCCCCTGAGCAGGATCCTCACAGAACCGCGGCTGCATATCCCGGCGATAGACGAGGTCGCCCGGAGACTGGAGGAGATCGAGACCGGCGGGGATGAGTGCGCCGATATCGACCTCTCGATGTTCTACCACCCGAAGACCGAGGCGGAGATCGTCTCCCTGAGAGACTACCTCTCGGCGCGGCGCACCGACGGCACCGAGGACGCCGTCGACCGCTGGATCAGGATGGTCGCCACAAACCGGCTGACCGGACACTCCAGGGGTTTTTTCTCGGTCTATACGCTGCCCCCGAACCAGGCGGTATCGCAGGAGAGCCAGAGAAAGATCAACGAGAAGCGGAGTCAGGCGCCCGAATACAGGAATACAAAAGGGCTCATCCTGAAAAAGTCCAGGAGCCTGGTGCGAAACCTCACCCCTGATCAGATCGACGCCCTGAATGCCGCAGGGAAAACGGCCCTGTTCTTGCATGGGGACGCGAGATCGACCCGGGAGATCAGAGCCAATTCGGTCAGGGTGACGGTCACCTCGCCCCCGTTCTTGAACATCGTCCAGTATTCAAAGGACAACTGGCTGCGGTGCTGGTTCAACGCCCTGGACACGGAGCAGATCGCAGGACAGATCACGATGGCGAGGACCGTCGAAGCCTGGTCCGCTGTCATGAGCGACGTCTTCAGGGAACTCTACAGGATCACGACCGGCGGCGGGTATGTCGCCTTCGAGGTCGGCGAGGTGAACAAAGGGAAGATACGCCTGGACGAGCACGTGATCCCGCTCGGTCTCGGTGCAGGCTTCGAATGTCCGGGCGTCCTGGCCAACGTCCAGGAGTTCACGAAGACCTCCAATATCTGGGGCGTAAACAACAACAACGCCGGGACGAACACGAACAGGATCGTCCTGTTCAGAAAGGCGGCGTGA
- a CDS encoding ABC transporter permease: protein MIFSRILFDLATRNVRLHFLRSLLAAVGIVIGVLAITAMGMMGSTLQLSVSSQLSEGANALVVYPHMTSGSDEGITGRQLRDIKLSAGTNPVIPIMSGSDRITVGSKNGYASVYGLDPGDIGEIAEVDQGVSVRGGEGALVGPALAREYDMRVGSRIILGFEGGRSLRVVGILKESGFSGAMMTDNAIVVAENTFTSIYGDKGYSMVQILVKDLSAIDRVKESIESKMNRREDTVTVWDSRAFLDMVNQALGSISLFVMAIGGISLIVAAVSIFNVMLMSVSERIKEIGILRSIGVQKHEISLIFLYEAVILGVAGSFFGALVSLIGGYLLVSFMFGDTTFFFAPQTLVYVPTGMGIGIGVCLLSGVYPALRAARLNPIEALGAE, encoded by the coding sequence ATGATCTTCTCCAGGATCCTCTTCGACCTTGCGACGCGGAACGTCCGGCTCCACTTTCTCCGCTCTCTCCTGGCGGCCGTCGGGATCGTCATCGGCGTGCTCGCCATCACGGCGATGGGGATGATGGGCTCGACCCTCCAGCTCTCTGTCTCGTCCCAGCTCTCGGAGGGCGCGAACGCCCTTGTCGTCTACCCGCATATGACCTCAGGGAGCGACGAGGGGATCACCGGGCGGCAGCTCCGGGACATCAAACTCTCGGCCGGGACAAACCCGGTGATCCCGATCATGTCGGGCTCCGACCGGATCACCGTCGGCTCGAAGAACGGGTATGCAAGCGTATACGGCCTCGACCCCGGCGACATCGGGGAGATCGCCGAGGTCGATCAGGGAGTGTCTGTCCGCGGCGGCGAAGGCGCCCTCGTCGGCCCTGCCCTGGCAAGGGAGTACGACATGCGCGTCGGGAGCCGGATCATTCTCGGTTTTGAGGGTGGCCGGAGCCTCAGGGTCGTCGGTATCCTGAAAGAGTCCGGGTTTTCCGGGGCGATGATGACCGACAACGCCATCGTCGTGGCGGAAAACACCTTCACCTCGATCTACGGGGACAAAGGCTACAGCATGGTCCAGATCCTCGTCAAGGACCTCTCGGCAATCGACCGGGTGAAGGAGAGCATCGAGTCCAAGATGAACCGGCGCGAGGATACGGTGACGGTCTGGGACTCCCGCGCCTTCCTGGACATGGTCAACCAGGCCCTCGGGAGCATCTCCCTCTTCGTGATGGCGATCGGCGGGATCTCCCTCATCGTGGCGGCGGTGAGCATCTTCAACGTGATGCTGATGTCGGTCTCGGAGCGGATCAAGGAGATCGGGATCCTGCGGAGCATCGGGGTGCAGAAGCACGAGATCAGTTTAATATTCCTGTACGAGGCGGTGATCCTGGGCGTTGCGGGCTCGTTCTTCGGTGCCCTGGTGAGCCTGATCGGCGGATACCTGCTGGTCTCCTTCATGTTCGGGGACACGACCTTCTTCTTCGCCCCGCAGACACTGGTGTACGTCCCGACTGGCATGGGGATCGGGATTGGCGTCTGCCTGCTCTCAGGCGTCTACCCGGCGCTGCGGGCGGCACGCCTCAACCCGATCGAGGCGCTCGGCGCAGAATAA
- a CDS encoding TIGR04084 family radical SAM/SPASM domain-containing protein: MYYHLILTDACNLCCSYCRAKDFEESDPPEREAAVDENIPPDLDFDLACLYRFLGQDTSPVLTFYGGEPLLRSDLIREIMEHAPPCQFMIQTNGLLLHRLEREIVNRFSTVLVSIDGPQALTDVHRGAGVYATVMKNVRALRAGGYAGELIARMTADEETDIEEAVLHLDRIEENPFSAIHWQIDANFWGDWARRDFARWAEESYNPGIRRLVRRWVGEMEAGRVPRWYPFLGCMADLLSGQESRLRCGCGYMNYTVMTDGTIVPCPCMAGMTDWYLGHISTTAPADLRVAPVGEPCTTCDIAGFCGGRCLYSNILRPWPVEGRSVVCGTVRNLRDALVGAVPAVRRLIDDGVISTEDFSFEHYNGCEIIP, translated from the coding sequence ATGTACTACCACCTCATCCTCACCGACGCCTGCAACCTCTGCTGCTCGTACTGCCGGGCAAAGGACTTCGAGGAGAGCGACCCCCCGGAGAGGGAGGCGGCGGTGGACGAGAACATCCCGCCCGACCTCGACTTCGATCTCGCCTGCCTCTACCGTTTCCTGGGACAGGACACCTCTCCAGTCCTCACCTTCTACGGCGGCGAGCCCCTCCTGAGATCAGACCTGATCAGAGAGATCATGGAGCACGCCCCGCCCTGCCAGTTCATGATCCAGACCAACGGCCTCCTCCTCCACCGGCTTGAGCGCGAAATCGTCAACCGCTTCTCGACGGTACTCGTCTCAATCGACGGCCCGCAAGCCCTCACCGACGTACACCGCGGCGCCGGCGTCTATGCGACGGTGATGAAGAACGTGCGGGCGCTCCGCGCCGGCGGCTACGCGGGCGAACTCATCGCCCGGATGACCGCCGACGAGGAGACCGATATCGAGGAGGCGGTCCTCCACCTCGATAGGATCGAGGAGAACCCCTTCTCGGCGATCCACTGGCAGATCGACGCCAACTTCTGGGGCGACTGGGCCCGCCGGGACTTCGCCCGCTGGGCGGAGGAGTCCTACAACCCCGGCATCCGCCGCCTGGTCAGGCGATGGGTCGGCGAGATGGAGGCCGGGAGGGTGCCGCGGTGGTACCCCTTCCTCGGATGCATGGCCGACCTCCTTTCAGGGCAGGAGAGCCGCCTGCGCTGCGGCTGCGGATATATGAACTACACGGTGATGACCGACGGCACGATCGTCCCCTGCCCATGTATGGCCGGAATGACGGATTGGTACCTCGGGCATATCTCGACGACCGCCCCGGCCGATCTCAGGGTCGCCCCGGTGGGAGAGCCCTGCACCACCTGCGATATCGCCGGGTTCTGCGGGGGGCGATGCCTGTACTCCAACATCCTCCGCCCCTGGCCCGTCGAAGGGCGAAGCGTCGTCTGCGGGACGGTCAGGAACCTCCGCGACGCCCTCGTCGGGGCAGTCCCTGCCGTGCGCCGCCTCATCGACGATGGCGTGATCTCGACCGAGGACTTCTCCTTCGAGCACTACAACGGCTGCGAGATCATCCCGTGA
- a CDS encoding protease inhibitor I42 family protein: MKRMVLGTAAALLLCACILGAGCTGGEPADATTPTPTENGSVGMANPAAVWCEQMGYGYEIRKDASGGEYGVCIFGNGMEADEWAVYRAAMGAYNETANGTVVDVTKGDIVAIALAENPTTGYGWNATLSAGLTLLNDTYVVDEHPAGMVGVGGTRTWILRADGTGDQTFSAVYKRPWENATAQDETFSLSFTVA, encoded by the coding sequence ATGAAGCGAATGGTGCTTGGAACCGCCGCCGCACTCCTGCTCTGCGCCTGCATCCTCGGCGCAGGCTGCACCGGAGGGGAACCGGCGGACGCAACAACGCCGACGCCGACGGAGAACGGGTCCGTCGGGATGGCGAACCCTGCCGCCGTATGGTGCGAGCAGATGGGATACGGCTATGAGATCCGAAAAGACGCCTCAGGAGGAGAGTACGGTGTCTGCATCTTCGGCAACGGCATGGAGGCCGACGAATGGGCGGTCTACCGTGCGGCAATGGGAGCCTACAACGAGACGGCGAACGGGACAGTGGTCGACGTCACGAAGGGCGACATCGTCGCGATCGCCCTTGCGGAGAACCCGACGACCGGTTACGGGTGGAACGCCACCCTCTCCGCCGGGCTCACCCTCTTAAACGACACCTATGTCGTGGATGAGCACCCTGCGGGCATGGTCGGTGTCGGCGGGACGCGGACCTGGATCCTGAGGGCCGACGGCACCGGGGACCAGACCTTCTCCGCGGTGTACAAACGCCCCTGGGAGAACGCCACCGCCCAGGACGAGACCTTCTCCCTCTCCTTCACCGTCGCCTGA
- a CDS encoding flavodoxin family protein: MKITGFVGSPRKGGNTDVLVRQALAGAEEAGAATRLIYLNDVAFRDCQGCGFCKRAGACRLNDGMEELYAAIRESDGIILGSPVYFGMITGTAKSFIDRWYAFLNDDFTTRLSPGKTAALVLPQGDVNPDVYAPMATHFSVTLEFFGFRVAAPLIAAGMLDAGDAAKDEALMARAYALGQALVPSQTEK; the protein is encoded by the coding sequence ATGAAGATCACCGGATTTGTCGGAAGCCCGAGAAAAGGGGGGAACACCGATGTGCTTGTCAGGCAGGCCCTCGCGGGAGCGGAGGAGGCAGGGGCGGCGACCAGGCTTATCTATCTCAACGACGTCGCTTTCCGCGACTGCCAGGGGTGCGGGTTCTGCAAACGTGCCGGGGCGTGCCGGCTCAACGACGGCATGGAAGAACTCTACGCGGCGATCAGGGAGTCGGACGGGATCATCCTGGGGTCGCCGGTCTATTTCGGGATGATCACCGGGACGGCGAAGAGTTTCATCGACCGCTGGTACGCTTTCCTCAACGACGATTTCACCACCCGCCTCTCGCCCGGAAAGACGGCCGCCCTCGTCCTGCCGCAGGGCGACGTAAACCCTGACGTCTATGCGCCGATGGCCACCCATTTCTCGGTGACCCTGGAGTTCTTCGGCTTCCGTGTGGCGGCCCCGCTGATCGCCGCCGGGATGCTGGACGCGGGCGACGCCGCGAAGGACGAGGCGCTGATGGCGCGGGCCTATGCCCTGGGGCAGGCGCTGGTCCCGTCGCAGACCGAGAAGTAG
- a CDS encoding rubredoxin: MDMYKCTKCGYIYNPVSGDASQNIPPKTPFEKLPETWLCPRCGATKKVFVVVS, encoded by the coding sequence ATGGACATGTACAAGTGCACAAAGTGCGGCTATATCTATAATCCTGTCTCCGGCGACGCCTCCCAGAACATCCCGCCAAAAACGCCCTTTGAAAAACTCCCCGAGACCTGGCTCTGCCCGAGATGCGGTGCCACAAAGAAGGTCTTCGTTGTCGTATCCTAG
- a CDS encoding PKD domain-containing protein, producing the protein MTFNSAIGGLSSYNQLNSPITMGLITFTGIPTATWIAQIPMEALKNDGSSTALTISLTTLDDTNGDDLILSTTVVNGTFSTRDEVAPAIAITTPATVSPTFAVTGTVTDIGGMGTASATLTGLTSGATQTFALPLTQTSASTWTFTKDVTWASYEIVNISVTATDAASNTGSNNALVTVSPVGFSNPEPTGYINAQPSLIRVFTQQIDPATVTMTLSGPATIPLGVTFNGDYAQNATVPALVDGAWTVNATGNDTIGGDTRYLAWTFTLDTVPPVINAFTITDTDGDGYVESDETLNFNWNVAGADVVHLMDNDTQAVFFTSTDAAGSDNVIIPLGNRNMVFAAFDNAGNAAYVPFHLYYNYMAWVNSTRMGTVSGIDMNFTALRQIDLTAQGSVTFYNAREAPLPPFGTIVRSVTHVGQVTADTFVAVDTTANRTYTGAQTYDNLWTYNPASVLDFSVQAPNIDGANLLVLEANESYLARMIDEGRAASNVNYNDLFKKSAWFFINGGYTKLVVNPDGTFSQPVAEGTPLTVPASGKIMDTLALAANQVDLNAGYRLSTQGLPALTFPAGDYVLAAISVDDDRIGIIEMLPFTVMDTNEVGTVPTSVNRGTSFDASFPTQARRVTAIVVRHDTWDNQLGIDASTLGLGMISANLTYGGVPATKKIAGNIYASPNAAAYVAAPNTTTVTVGTAGLLAGLYDVHLLAENVNGTIQAYGHHQITIRTPGAPVAAFTMTPSTGYTPLAVAFTDASTGSINTWAWEFGDGTTASTRNATHIYTVPGTYLVNLTVTGFGGTDTTTQTLVVTSPVPAAIFTATPTTGTVPLAVTFTDLSTGNITGWHWNFGDGTNATTRNATHTYTTVGTFTANLTVTGPLGNDSALATITVTAAPSPSGGGGGGSSVSTSTSTGSATLLTASWGGVLKPYQINSDQGTADLFLATGVTALLEDGKTPVGQITINDLESDEVPAVPTGATFSFLGYAVECSPAGATFSPAIDLTFTLTDEEWADILEQVGGNVENLVVKWYNPLTGVWEHVPTTVDAVHHTVTASITHFSTYGLFSDVAVVTPVTQEPTTPTTTVPVTTTTTAPTPSDEGGFPWLWVIVIIVIIAVAAGAYVYMQRQ; encoded by the coding sequence GACGACACCAACGGCGACGATCTGATCCTGTCGACGACCGTCGTTAACGGCACCTTCTCCACCCGCGACGAGGTCGCCCCGGCCATCGCCATCACCACGCCGGCCACCGTTTCCCCGACCTTCGCCGTCACCGGCACGGTCACCGACATCGGCGGCATGGGCACGGCGTCAGCCACGCTCACCGGCCTCACCTCGGGTGCCACCCAGACCTTTGCCCTTCCGCTGACCCAGACCTCGGCCAGCACCTGGACGTTCACAAAGGACGTAACCTGGGCGAGCTACGAGATCGTGAACATCAGTGTCACGGCAACGGACGCTGCCAGCAACACCGGTTCGAATAACGCTCTTGTTACCGTTTCCCCGGTCGGCTTCTCCAACCCTGAGCCCACCGGATACATCAACGCGCAGCCCTCCCTGATCAGGGTCTTCACCCAGCAGATCGACCCGGCCACGGTCACGATGACCCTCTCAGGCCCGGCTACGATCCCGCTCGGCGTTACCTTCAACGGTGACTATGCGCAGAACGCAACCGTGCCGGCGCTCGTCGACGGCGCCTGGACGGTGAACGCCACCGGCAACGACACGATCGGCGGCGACACCCGGTATCTTGCATGGACCTTCACCCTCGACACGGTCCCGCCGGTGATCAACGCCTTCACCATCACCGACACCGACGGTGACGGCTATGTAGAGTCTGACGAGACCCTGAACTTCAACTGGAACGTCGCCGGTGCGGACGTCGTCCACCTCATGGACAACGACACTCAGGCCGTCTTCTTCACCTCGACCGATGCCGCCGGTTCCGACAACGTCATCATACCGCTCGGCAACCGGAACATGGTCTTTGCCGCATTCGATAATGCCGGCAACGCTGCCTACGTCCCCTTCCATCTCTACTACAACTACATGGCCTGGGTGAACTCCACTCGCATGGGCACGGTCTCAGGCATCGACATGAACTTCACGGCGCTGCGCCAGATCGACCTCACCGCCCAGGGCTCGGTCACCTTCTACAACGCCCGTGAGGCTCCGCTTCCGCCCTTCGGCACCATCGTCCGGTCGGTGACACACGTCGGCCAGGTCACCGCCGACACCTTTGTGGCGGTGGACACCACGGCAAACCGGACCTACACCGGCGCCCAGACCTACGACAACCTCTGGACCTACAACCCGGCCAGCGTCCTTGACTTCAGTGTGCAGGCGCCCAACATCGACGGCGCCAACCTCCTGGTCCTCGAGGCGAACGAGTCCTATCTCGCCAGGATGATCGACGAGGGCAGGGCAGCCAGCAATGTCAACTACAATGACCTCTTCAAGAAGAGCGCCTGGTTCTTCATCAACGGCGGCTACACGAAGCTTGTGGTCAACCCTGACGGCACGTTCTCGCAGCCTGTCGCCGAGGGCACGCCCCTGACCGTCCCGGCCTCCGGGAAGATCATGGACACCCTGGCCCTGGCCGCCAATCAGGTGGACCTGAACGCCGGCTACCGGCTCAGCACGCAGGGGCTTCCGGCACTCACCTTCCCGGCCGGCGACTACGTCCTCGCTGCCATCAGCGTGGATGATGACCGCATCGGCATCATTGAAATGCTGCCCTTCACCGTCATGGACACGAACGAGGTCGGCACCGTCCCGACGTCCGTGAACCGCGGCACCTCGTTCGACGCCTCCTTCCCGACGCAGGCCCGCCGCGTGACGGCGATCGTCGTCAGGCACGACACCTGGGATAACCAGCTCGGGATCGACGCCAGCACCCTCGGCCTCGGGATGATCAGCGCCAACCTGACCTACGGCGGCGTCCCGGCGACGAAGAAGATCGCCGGCAACATCTACGCGAGCCCGAACGCGGCTGCGTACGTCGCGGCTCCAAACACCACCACCGTCACGGTCGGGACCGCCGGCCTGCTCGCCGGCCTCTATGACGTCCACCTGCTCGCCGAGAATGTGAACGGCACGATCCAGGCCTACGGCCACCACCAGATCACCATCCGGACGCCCGGCGCTCCGGTGGCCGCCTTCACCATGACGCCGTCGACGGGCTACACCCCGCTGGCGGTCGCCTTCACCGACGCCTCCACCGGGAGCATCAACACCTGGGCGTGGGAGTTCGGCGACGGCACCACGGCCTCGACCAGGAATGCGACCCACATCTACACGGTGCCGGGCACCTACCTCGTGAACCTGACGGTCACGGGCTTTGGCGGCACTGACACCACCACCCAGACGCTCGTCGTCACCTCGCCGGTGCCTGCGGCGATCTTCACCGCAACCCCGACCACAGGCACCGTCCCGCTGGCGGTCACCTTCACCGACCTCTCCACCGGCAACATCACCGGATGGCACTGGAACTTCGGTGACGGCACGAACGCCACCACGCGGAACGCCACGCACACCTACACCACGGTCGGTACCTTCACCGCGAACCTGACGGTCACCGGCCCGCTCGGCAACGACTCGGCCCTTGCCACCATCACCGTGACCGCGGCCCCCTCGCCCTCAGGCGGCGGTGGCGGCGGCAGCTCGGTATCGACGAGCACCTCGACCGGTTCGGCAACGCTCCTGACTGCCTCATGGGGCGGCGTGCTCAAGCCCTACCAGATCAACTCTGACCAGGGCACTGCAGACCTGTTCCTCGCCACCGGTGTGACCGCCCTTCTCGAAGACGGCAAGACACCGGTCGGCCAGATCACCATCAATGACCTGGAGAGCGACGAGGTCCCGGCCGTCCCGACCGGTGCGACCTTCTCCTTCCTGGGCTATGCGGTCGAGTGCTCGCCTGCGGGCGCCACCTTCTCGCCAGCGATCGACCTGACCTTCACCCTGACCGACGAGGAATGGGCGGACATCCTCGAGCAGGTCGGCGGGAACGTCGAGAACCTGGTCGTGAAGTGGTACAACCCGCTGACCGGCGTCTGGGAGCACGTCCCGACGACCGTCGACGCCGTGCACCACACCGTGACTGCCTCGATCACCCACTTCAGCACCTACGGCCTCTTTTCCGACGTGGCCGTGGTGACCCCGGTCACGCAGGAGCCCACGACCCCGACAACGACCGTTCCGGTCACGACGACCACGACCGCGCCGACCCCCTCTGATGAGGGCGGTTTCCCGTGGCTCTGGGTCATCGTGATCATCGTGATCATCGCTGTCGCTGCCGGTGCATACGTCTACATGCAGCGGCAATAA
- a CDS encoding metal-dependent hydrolase produces MFLLAHLVAGIVIGIILAQAFHDRRAIPACAFGALLPDIIDKPLGHIFLASSLGYGRIYSHTLLFLTIVTLIGIVIFWRYRSILALAAAAGIASHQVLDAMWREPVNWLYPMFGPFTGGSGGRSFFDLVMSELAEPTEWILFAAVLLLGLALLYQERHETVRVRFAPLLEKALLVLGILLLAAGLWVAGCAFLHLSCPLTGLRSPEDHLICGFVIMLAGIAALSCRKPE; encoded by the coding sequence ATGTTTCTCCTCGCCCACCTGGTCGCCGGCATCGTCATCGGGATCATCCTCGCACAGGCCTTCCATGACCGCCGGGCTATTCCCGCCTGCGCCTTTGGGGCCCTGCTCCCCGACATCATCGACAAGCCCCTGGGCCATATCTTTCTCGCCAGTTCCCTGGGTTACGGGAGGATCTACTCGCACACTCTTCTCTTCCTCACCATTGTCACCCTGATCGGGATCGTGATCTTCTGGCGCTACCGCAGCATCCTCGCCCTGGCGGCGGCGGCCGGGATCGCCTCCCACCAGGTTCTGGACGCGATGTGGCGGGAGCCTGTGAACTGGCTCTATCCCATGTTCGGCCCGTTCACCGGCGGGAGCGGGGGCCGGTCCTTTTTTGACCTCGTCATGTCTGAGCTGGCAGAGCCTACCGAATGGATCCTCTTCGCCGCCGTTCTCCTCCTCGGCCTGGCGTTGCTGTACCAGGAGAGGCACGAGACGGTCAGGGTGCGGTTTGCCCCCCTGCTGGAGAAAGCCCTGCTCGTCCTGGGGATACTGCTGCTGGCCGCGGGGCTCTGGGTTGCCGGGTGCGCCTTCCTGCATCTTTCCTGCCCCCTCACCGGGCTGCGGAGCCCTGAGGATCATCTCATCTGTGGCTTTGTGATCATGCTCGCCGGCATTGCGGCGCTCTCCTGCAGGAAACCAGAGTAA